One Pseudanabaena sp. BC1403 DNA segment encodes these proteins:
- a CDS encoding phage holin family protein, which yields MIGYFVTILATALGLLVVDIVVPGVDIANFPAALLAAVIIGFVNAFIRPVLQVLSLPLTFITLGLFSFVLNGILLWLASIIVPGFTMNGFLAFILAPIVLSFCSTFLNKYFAEKGVGLERKR from the coding sequence ATGATTGGATACTTTGTGACCATATTGGCGACTGCTTTAGGGCTTCTCGTTGTTGATATAGTTGTTCCTGGCGTAGACATTGCCAACTTTCCTGCCGCATTATTAGCAGCGGTAATCATTGGTTTTGTCAATGCATTCATTAGACCAGTTTTGCAAGTCTTATCCCTACCCCTCACTTTCATTACGCTAGGATTATTTTCATTCGTCCTCAATGGAATATTGCTATGGTTGGCATCAATTATTGTTCCAGGATTTACGATGAATGGTTTCTTAGCATTTATCCTAGCTCCCATCGTTCTATCTTTTTGTAGTACTTTCCTAAATAAATACTTTGCTGAGAAAGGAGTTGGTCTTGAAAGAAAAAGATAA